The Streptomyces sp. NBC_01276 genome contains the following window.
AGTTCGAGGACGGTGTCCAGCCAGGTGCGGATCCAGGAGCCCTCCGGGCTCTGGTCGCTGGCGCGTTCGAGCTTCTCGACCTCCTTGAGGGCGGCCTCGCGGACCTTCTCGGGGAGGTCGGCCGCCTCGACGCGGGCGCGGTAGTCGTCGGACTCCTCGCCCTCCTGCTCCCCGTTCAGCTCGCGCAGCTCCTTGCGGACGGCTTCGAGCTGGCGGCGCAGGAGGAACTCGCGCTGCTGCTTGTCGACGCCGTCCTGGACGTCCTTGGCGATGGACTCGGCGACGTCCTGCTCGGCGAGGTGGTCCCCGAGCGCCTTGACGGCGAGCCTGAGGCGGGCGACGGGGTCGGCGGTCTCCAGCAGTTCCACCTTCTGGGCGGTGCTCAGGAAGGGCGAGTAACCGGAGTTGTCGGCGAGCGCCGAGACCCCCTCGATCTGCTGGACCCGGTCCACGACCTGCCAGGCGCCGCGCTTCTTGAGCCAGCTGGTGGCGAGGGCCTTGTACTCCTTGACGAGCTCGGCGACGGCCCCCGGCAGCGGGTCGGGCACCTTCTCGTCGACGGTCTCGCCCTCCACCCAGAGCGCGGCCCCGGGCCCGGTCGTGCCGGCCCCGATCCTGACGCGCCCCCGCCCGCGGATCAGCGCGCCGGGGTCCCCGTCGGAGAGCCTTCCGACCTGCTCGACGGTCCCCAGCACACCGGTGCCGGTGTACTTGCCGTCGACCCGGGGAACGAGCAGCACCCGGGGTTTCCCGCTCCCGGCCGCCGCCTGCGCCGCCTCCACGGCTCCGCGCACCTCGGCGTCGGACAGGTCCAGCGGAACGACCATTCCGGGCAGCACGACCTCGTCGTCGAGCGGCAGCACGGGCAGGGTGAGCGTTACGGACGTCGAAGCCATGATCTTCCCTCCGGCAGTGAAGTTGAGCTATGCCGACTCAATGCACCTGCGCCCCGGGATGTTCCCCAACTTCCGTTCGCCGGGGGCGAACACCTGCGCGGAGGCCCCCGGGGCTGCTGTGAGCTGCGAGTTCTCCACCCGAGAAGACCGGACGAAGAAGGGAGGGCGGCCATGACCGTCCCCGAATGCCCGCGCTGCGGGCGGGAGCTGGCGTCGTTCGAGGTCCTGCGGCGCAGGGGCCTGTGGGGTGGCGGCGCGCCGCGGCCGCGGAGCGACGAGGAGTGGTGGAACTGCCCCGGCTGCGACTGGCTGGCCGTCCGGCACCCGCAGGACGGCCCGCTCCGGCCGATGCGGCGGCTGGAGGGGGACGAGGAGGTGTGCGTGTTCTGCGGGTTCGAGGGGAACGTCGCCGGAGTCCCGTGGCGGCACGAGGACGGCGGGATGCGGGACTGGATCGTCTGCCTGGCCTGCGGCACGAGCAACCAGCGCCGCGTCGGGGCGCCCCCCGACCCCTCCCGCTGAACACGGGAGGTCCCGGCCGTCCCGGGACGGCCGGAGGGTCCGCGTCAGCCGGAGACGTGGAGGTCCCCCGAGGTGGTGCGGAAGGACAGCCGGGAGGGTGCGGCGGGGGTGGAGGCCAGGGTGACGTCACGGTCGCCGGAGGTCGTGGAGGCCGTCACCTCGTACGGGGCCTCGGGCAGCCGGGCCCGGACCTCCCCCGAGGTGGTGGTGACCGACAGGGAGGCCGGGGGCGCGGCGAAGCCGACGGTGGCGTCACCGGAGACCGAGCGGATCTCGGTGTCGGGGGCGCGCAGGGCGGTGGCCTCGATGTCGCCCGACGCGGTACGGATCCTCAGCGGGCCGGAGATCCGCTCGGCGCGCACGTCCCCGGAGTCGGAGGTGACCTCGGCGGCCGCGACCCCCGCCACGGTGATGCGGCCGCTGCTGTTGTCGAGGCGGACCTTCGCGGAGGCGGGCACCTCCAGGCGGTAGTCGACGTAACAGGAGTCCGCGCAGCCCGCGGTGAAGGTCAGCACGCCGTCGGAGACCCGCTGACCGGGCTCGGGGGTCCGGTCGCCGCGGTAGTGCACGGTCCGGTGGACGCTCACCCCCGGGCCGGTGCCGGGGGTGACCTCGATGGAACCGCGGCGCGCGTCCGTCACCTCGACCGCCGTGACGGCCTCGTTCACGGTGGCGTCGGCGGTGAGGCTCCTGGACGTGCCGCCGGGCAGGGAGCAGCCGGCGAGGAGGAACGCGGCGACGGTGACGACGCCGAAGGCCTTCCGGCCGGGGCGGGCTGACGCGGTGTGGGCTGGCATGCCGCCCAGTCTCGCGGCCCCGGGGCCGCCGGGCCCTGGGGCCGGTACCCGGAGCCGGGGTGGGGTTATCCCCCGGTCGGGGCGGTCAGGGGCCGGAGGTCACCGGGCGGTCCGGGGAGGGGAGGCCCCATTCGCTCCAGGAGCCGTCGTACACCGCCAGCCCGTCCTCGCGGCCGGCCAGGGTCGCGCCGAGGGCGAGGACGCAGGCCGTCACCCCCGAACCGCAGCTGAAGCAGAGGCGTTCGCGGTCGCCCGCCACGGTGGCGAACACCGTACGCAGCTCCTCCGTCGTCCGCATCCGCCCGTCCGGCCCCTGCAGTTCCCCGAACGGCAGGCTGACCGCGCCCGGCATGTGACCGCCCCGCAGCCCGGGCCGGGGTTCGGGGGCGGTGCCCTCGAAGCGCTCCCGGGTGCGGGCGTCCAGGACGGCGGCCGCCGGATCGGCCAGCGCCGCCGAGACCGTGGCGGCGTCGACCAGCAGCCCGGGGCGCGGCCGGGCGGTGAAGGAGCCGCGCGGGCCCCCGTACGCCGCCGGGGCGTCCTCGACGGGCAGGCCGGCGGCGGTCCAGGCGGGCAGGCCCCCGTCGAGGACGGCGGCGCGGGTGAAGCCCATGGCGCGCAGCATCCACCAGGCGCGGGCGCTGGAGTAGATCCCGGCGCCGTCGTAGACGACCACGGTGTCGGTGTCGTCGAGGCCGAGGCCGCGCATGGCCTCGGCGAACTCCGCGGCGGCGGGCATGGTGTGCGGCGCGGCCGCGGTGTGGTCGGACAGGACGCCGTCGAGGTCGAAGGGCCGCGCGCCGGGGATCCGCGCGGGGGCGCCCCGGTGGACGCCGACGGAGGCGTCGAACAGGACCGGCCCGGTCCCACCGATCCGCTCCGCGAGCCACTCGACCCCCACGAGCGGCCCGAACGCGGCGGGGTCCGGACCGGCGGGGTCGGGGCCGGCGGGGTCGGGGCCGGCGGGGTCCGGACCGGTGGGGTCGGGTGTGGGCATGCGGCACCTCCGGGTGGGCGTCGGGCCCCGCCCGCCCGGGCGTGCCGCCCGACGGGTGTCTGACGCGGGTCGCACCATCCTCCCCCGGCCCCCGCCGGACCCGGCAACGGGCCCCGGCCGAGGGCGAGTCGGCCACGAGCGGCCCGGCCGGACCCCGCCCGGCTCAGTCGCAGCCGCCCGCCCTCGCGTACACCGCGACCCGGGCCCCCCGCACCGGCGTCACCGAGCAGCGTTCGAAGCCGGCGGCCAGCGCCTCCCGCTTGGCGGCCTCGCGCGGGTACGGGTCCAGGGGCTGCCCGTCCGGGTCCAGCAGGGCGACCACCCGGGGCGAACCCAGCAGCGCCTCCCGGATCCGCTCCGGGGGCAGTTCGGTGCCCTGGAGGGTGTCCGAGGCCTCCGGGGAGCGTTCCAGGGCCACGTCGCGCAGGCCCGCGTAGGCGGCGGGCGAGGACAGCAGCCACTCGCGCCGCCGCGACGGCATGAACAGCACCGCGTCCCGGGGCCGGGCCCGCTCCCGGACGGCGGCGGCCACGGCGAGGACGTCGTCCTTGCGGCTCTCGGGGGTCCGCAGCCACACCGACCACCAGCCCAGGGGCACCAGCAGTACGGCGACCAGCAGCCAGGGCCGCCACCCGCGCGCACGGGCGAGCCGGGCCCCGACGAGGAGGGCGGGTCCGGCGAGCGCGTAGAGGACGTACCGGTCCACGTACCAGGGGTGCACCAGCGACAGCGTCATCAGCAGTCCGGGCGGCAGCAGCGCCAGCGGTACGGCGACCCGTGCCAGGTCCGCGAGGCCCCGCTCGCCGGCGCCCCGCGCGAGCAGCAGCACCGCGCCCGCGAGCACCCCGTAGGCCGCCCAGTCCTGCCAGGAGGGCCGTCCGAGCCAGCCCAGCTGCGCCCGCGCCTGTCCAGCGCTCAGCAGTGCCAGCGGCGCCAGCCCGGCCACCACGGCCGCCGCGCTCCACCGCCAGCCGCGCGAGCGACGGGCGACGGGGGCGTGGGCGAGCAGGGCCAGGACGGCGAACTCGTGCAGCCAGCAGCCGAGGAGCAGCACGGCGGCGTAGGCGGCCCACCGACGGCACAGCATCAGGTGGGTGGCCCAGACCACCGCCGCCGCGACGAGGGCGTACGAGCGTCCCTCCTGGGCGTAGGCCTGTACGGGCGGGAGCAGGGCGTAGGCGGTGCCGGCGAGGAGCCCGGCCCGCTCCCCCGCGAGGCGGTGGGCGATCGCGGCCACGCCGGCGGCGGCGAGGGCGGCGCCGGCCACGGAGGGCAGGCGCAGCGCCCACAGGCCCCCGTCCCACAGGCCGAAGACCGCGTGCATCAGCAGGTAGTACAGGCCGTGGACGGCGTCGACCCGTTCGAGGAGTCCGCCGAGACCGGCCAGGGGGCGGTGGGCGACCTGCCAGGTGGTGGACTCGTCGCGCCACATGCTGCCGCCGCCGGGGCCGCGTTCCAGTGCGAGGAGGCCGAGGAGGACGGCGAGCAGCGGGGGCAGCAGGCGCCGGGCGGCGATGAGGCGGATGACGGCCTCCGGGGGTGCGTTCCGTGGTGGGATGGAAGTCCATGGTCGGGGTTCGGACGGGGTACCCGGGAGGCGGGTGTGCGAACGGTGCGAGCAGAGCGGACGGCACGGACGGCGGCGGGGGCGCTGCTGGTGGCGGTGGTACTCGTCGGCTGCGGGGCGGGCGGCGCGGACTCCCACGGGCCGGGCGGGCCCCCGGGCGGGGCGACGGCCGGCGCCACGGCGGGGGTCCCCGCCTCCCCCGGCCGCCCGGCCCCGTCGGCGTCCCCGAGCCGGGATCCCGCCGCCGAGCGGCTGGTCACCGTCACCCGTAGCGGCGGGTTCGCCGGCCGGACGGTCGTCCTCACCGTCCGGGGCGACGGCTCGTGGACCCGGACGGCGGGCACCGCGCGGCCGGAGGCCGGGCAGCTGCCCCCGTCCGGTCTGGAGGCGCTGCGCACCGCGCTGCGCGCCGCGGACCTGCCGCACCTGCCGCCCGACGCGAAGGCGGACCCGCCGGTCTACGACGGGTTCGAATACCGGTTCGTGTTCGAGGGGGCCACGGTGAGCGCCGACCAGGGCTCGCTGACGCCCGGACTGGAGAAGGTCCTGGAGGCCCTGCCGGGCTTCTAGGGGGTGTCTGCACGGGCCCACCGGGCCGCCGGCCCTTTCCGGCCACCGCGCCGCGCGTTGTCCGGCAACACGGTGTGCTGGCCGTTCACCCGTCCGTTCGCTGTCCGAACCGCACATAGCCGCAGGCCGGTGCCTCCTCTACGCTGCACCCCATCACGCGGGATCTTCAGGGGCGGGACATGGAACAGACACACACCACCCACAACGGCGCCGCGGCCACCCCGGGCGCCCAGCGGCGCGTGCTCGTGGTCGAGGACGACCGCACCATCGCCGACGCCATCGCGGCCCGGCTGCGGGCCGAGGGCTTCCAGGTGCAGACGGCCTACGACGGGCCGGCGGCCGTGGCGGCCTCCGAGAGCTGGCTGCCGGAGCTGCTGGTGCTGGACGTCATGCTGCCGGGCTTCGACGGGCTGGAGGTGTGCCGCCGGGTCCAGGCGCAGCGGCCCGTGCCGGTGCTGATGCTCACCGCCCGGGACGACGAGACCGACATGCTGGTCGGGCTCGGGGTCGGGGCGGACGACTACATGACGAAGCCGTTCTCCATGCGGGAGCTGGCCGCGCGGGTCCACGTACTGCTGCGCCGGGTGGAGCGGGCCACGCTGGCCGCGACCGCCCCGCGCGGGGCCACGCTGCGCCTGGGCGACCTGGAGATCGACCACGCGCAGCGGCGGGTCCGCGTGCAGGCGGAGGACGTGCACCTGACGCCGACCGAGTTCGACCTGCTGGTGTGCCTGGCGGGGACGCCCCGCGCGGTGCTCTCGCGGGAGCAGCTGCTCGCGGAGGTCTGGGACTGGGCGGACGCCTCGGGCACCCGCACGGTCGACAGCCACATCAAGGCGCTGCGCCGGAAGATCGGCGCGGAGCGGATCCGGACGGTCCACGGCGTCGGGTACGCCCTGGAGACCCCGGCGCAGGCGTGAGCGACCGGCCCCCGGGACCGGGGTTGCGGCCCTACTCGCCGTTCTCGATCAAGACGAAGCTGGGCACGCTCGTCGTGGTGTCGGTGTTCATCACCACGGGTCTGCTGATGGTGGCGCTGCGCACCGCCACGGAGGTCCGGTTCATCACGGTCTTCTCGGTGATCGCCTCGATGCTGATCACCCAGTTCGTGGCGCACAGCCTGACGGCGCCGCTGGACGACATGACGACGGTGGCCCGTGCCATCTCCCACGGGGACTACACGCGCCGGGTGCGGGGCGCCGGACGCCGCGACGAGCTGGGCGATCTGGCCGCGACGATCAACCTGATGGCCGATGACCTGGAGGCCGTGGACAGGCACCGTAGAGAACTGGTCGCGAACGTCTCGCACGAGCTCCGCACGCCGATCGCGGCGCTGCGGGCGGTGCTGGAGAACGTCGTGGACGGGGTCTCGGAGGCCGATCCGGAGACGATGCGCACGGCCCTGAAGCAAACGGAACGGCTCGGCCGGCTGGTGGAGACCCTGCTGGACCTGTCCCGCGTGGACAACGGGGTGGTGCCGCTGAAGGCGCGCCGTTTCGAGGTGTGGCCGTACCTGTCGGGGGTGCTGAAGGAGTCGGGTCTGGCGGCCGCGGGGCGGCCGGGGCTGTTGTCCGGTTCGGGCGGGCACACCCGCAACGACGTGCACCTTCACCTGGACGTGTTCCCGCCGGAGCTGACGGCGCACGCCGATGCGGAGCGGCTGCACCAGGTGGTGGCGAACCTGATCGACAACGCGGTCAAGCACAGTCCGCCGCACGGCCGGGTGACGGTCCGCGCCCGGGCCGGCGACGCGCCCGGGAGTCTGGCCCTGGAGGTCGTCGACGAGGGTCCCGGAATTCCGGAGGCGGAGCGGCACCGGGTCTTCGAGCGGTTCAACCGGGGCGCGGCGCGCGGCGGGGACGGGGGCACCGGACTGGGTCTGGCGATCGCCCGCTGGGCCGTCGGCCTGCACGGCGGGCACATCGGCGTGGCCGAATCGTCACGGGGTTGCCGAATCCTTGTCACTCTTCCGGGCAGCTCACCGGCATCGTCTTGACGTAGGGTTCTGGTGGGAAGGACATGATCTCGGCCACACGTGCCCGGGGTCGTCAGGGGTGCGAAGCCATGGGGGCCGCAACCTGGGTGCCCCCTACCCGAACCACGCTTGTTTCCCGCCATTCCACGTGATGAAACCCGCCGTTCGATGTGACCTGCGCGACGGAAGTCCCGCCCGGCCTGCAAGGCACCGTCCGGGAGGCGTAGCCTTTATTCCCGCTGTCCATACCTTGTGAAGCGGAAGAGGGCGGTTGCCGCCGTGTCGCCACAGTCCCCCAGTAACCCGAGCACCACGACCGAAGCAGCAGAGGGCGGGAAGACCCCTGCCTCAGGCTTCGGCGCGAATGAGTGGCTCGTCGACGAGATCTATCAGCAGTACCTCCAGGACCCGAACTCGGTCGACCGGGCCTGGTGGGACTTCTTCGCCGACTACAAGCCGGGGGGCACTGCCGCTCCGGTGAAGGCGGACGGTCCCGGGAAGTCCACGACGACGGATGGCGCCTCCGCACAGGCCGCCACCTCCGCCGCAGCCCCTCAGGCCCCTGTCGCCGCCGCCACGGGGGCGGCGCGCGCCGTGCCCCCCGTCGCCGGCAACGGCTCCGCCGGGGCAGCCGCGGCCGCCCCGGCCGCTCCGCCTGTGTCAGCTCCTGCCCCTGCTCCTGCCACCCCCTCTGGTGCCCCTGCTGTGACTGTCACCTCCCAGGCCCCGGCCGCCGCACCGGCCGCGCCCGCCCCTCAGGCTCCGGCTCAGGCCGCCGCCCCCGTAGCCCCCGCTGCGAGC
Protein-coding sequences here:
- a CDS encoding response regulator transcription factor; the encoded protein is MEQTHTTHNGAAATPGAQRRVLVVEDDRTIADAIAARLRAEGFQVQTAYDGPAAVAASESWLPELLVLDVMLPGFDGLEVCRRVQAQRPVPVLMLTARDDETDMLVGLGVGADDYMTKPFSMRELAARVHVLLRRVERATLAATAPRGATLRLGDLEIDHAQRRVRVQAEDVHLTPTEFDLLVCLAGTPRAVLSREQLLAEVWDWADASGTRTVDSHIKALRRKIGAERIRTVHGVGYALETPAQA
- a CDS encoding ATP-binding protein, coding for MSDRPPGPGLRPYSPFSIKTKLGTLVVVSVFITTGLLMVALRTATEVRFITVFSVIASMLITQFVAHSLTAPLDDMTTVARAISHGDYTRRVRGAGRRDELGDLAATINLMADDLEAVDRHRRELVANVSHELRTPIAALRAVLENVVDGVSEADPETMRTALKQTERLGRLVETLLDLSRVDNGVVPLKARRFEVWPYLSGVLKESGLAAAGRPGLLSGSGGHTRNDVHLHLDVFPPELTAHADAERLHQVVANLIDNAVKHSPPHGRVTVRARAGDAPGSLALEVVDEGPGIPEAERHRVFERFNRGAARGGDGGTGLGLAIARWAVGLHGGHIGVAESSRGCRILVTLPGSSPASS
- a CDS encoding DUF4097 domain-containing protein; the encoded protein is MPAHTASARPGRKAFGVVTVAAFLLAGCSLPGGTSRSLTADATVNEAVTAVEVTDARRGSIEVTPGTGPGVSVHRTVHYRGDRTPEPGQRVSDGVLTFTAGCADSCYVDYRLEVPASAKVRLDNSSGRITVAGVAAAEVTSDSGDVRAERISGPLRIRTASGDIEATALRAPDTEIRSVSGDATVGFAAPPASLSVTTTSGEVRARLPEAPYEVTASTTSGDRDVTLASTPAAPSRLSFRTTSGDLHVSG
- a CDS encoding sulfurtransferase → MPTPDPTGPDPAGPDPAGPDPAGPDPAAFGPLVGVEWLAERIGGTGPVLFDASVGVHRGAPARIPGARPFDLDGVLSDHTAAAPHTMPAAAEFAEAMRGLGLDDTDTVVVYDGAGIYSSARAWWMLRAMGFTRAAVLDGGLPAWTAAGLPVEDAPAAYGGPRGSFTARPRPGLLVDAATVSAALADPAAAVLDARTRERFEGTAPEPRPGLRGGHMPGAVSLPFGELQGPDGRMRTTEELRTVFATVAGDRERLCFSCGSGVTACVLALGATLAGREDGLAVYDGSWSEWGLPSPDRPVTSGP